A single window of Sphaerodactylus townsendi isolate TG3544 linkage group LG03, MPM_Stown_v2.3, whole genome shotgun sequence DNA harbors:
- the LOC125427638 gene encoding U8 snoRNA-decapping enzyme-like isoform X1, whose amino-acid sequence MSEPRALSREEASRLRPPQWKHACHALLYAPCPGRLFGKIPLRFAVLMQMRFDGRLGFPGGFVDLQDVSLEEGLNRELREELGPGAAFLRVAECDYVSSHVSEKPQQVVAHFYTKQLSLEDLRTIEDQATRAKEHGLEVMGLVRVPLYTLRDGIGGLPAFLTNTFIGSAREQLLHALETLQLVPREQLQKAVTVAQKRL is encoded by the exons ATGAGCGAGCCCCGCGCTTTGAGCAGGGAGGAGGCGTCGCGCCTGCGGCCTCCCCAGTGGAAACATGCCTGCCACGCCCTTCTCTATGCGCCCTGCCCCGGTCGCCTCTTCGGGAAGATCCCGCTGCGTTTCGCGGTGTTG ATGCAGATGCGGTTTGACGGGCGTCTGGGTTTCCCAGGTGGATTCGTGGACCTGCAGGATGTCTCCCTGGAAGAAGGTCTGAACCGGGAGCTTCGCGAAGAGCTGGGTCCCGGTGCTGCCTTCCTGCGTGTCGCTGAGTGTGACTACGTGAGCTCCCACGTCTCTGAGAAGCCACAGCAAGTGGTGGCACACTTCTACACGAAGCAACTCAGCCTGGAGGACCTCCGGACCATAGAGGATCAGGCCACACGGGCGAAAGAGCACGGGTTAGAG GTGATGGGACTCGTCCGTGTGCCGCTGTACACTCTGCGCGATGGTATCGGGGGTCTCCCGGCTTTCCTTACCAACACTTTTATCGGTAGTGCTCGAGAGCAGTTGCTTCATGCCCTGGAAACTCTCCAGCTTGTGCCAAGAGAGCAACTCCAGAAAGCCGTGACTGTGGCCCAGAAGAGACTGTGA
- the LOC125427638 gene encoding U8 snoRNA-decapping enzyme-like isoform X2, with protein sequence MSEPRALSREEASRLRPPQWKHACHALLYAPCPGRLFGKIPLRFAVLMQMRFDGRLGFPGGFVDLQDVSLEEGLNRELREELGPGAAFLRVAECDYVSSHVSEKPQQVVAHFYTKQLSLEDLRTIEDQATRAKEHG encoded by the exons ATGAGCGAGCCCCGCGCTTTGAGCAGGGAGGAGGCGTCGCGCCTGCGGCCTCCCCAGTGGAAACATGCCTGCCACGCCCTTCTCTATGCGCCCTGCCCCGGTCGCCTCTTCGGGAAGATCCCGCTGCGTTTCGCGGTGTTG ATGCAGATGCGGTTTGACGGGCGTCTGGGTTTCCCAGGTGGATTCGTGGACCTGCAGGATGTCTCCCTGGAAGAAGGTCTGAACCGGGAGCTTCGCGAAGAGCTGGGTCCCGGTGCTGCCTTCCTGCGTGTCGCTGAGTGTGACTACGTGAGCTCCCACGTCTCTGAGAAGCCACAGCAAGTGGTGGCACACTTCTACACGAAGCAACTCAGCCTGGAGGACCTCCGGACCATAGAGGATCAGGCCACACGGGCGAAAGAGCACGG GTGA
- the LOC125427905 gene encoding rho GTPase-activating protein 4-like, whose translation MGWRTFQEMRWQMGEQVRGLDSQAESRQQLLQDVADFLRRKAEVEQEYSRGLEKLSERFSAKIRGSKEHQNFRKDQNLPSPLNCWYTILNQTRQASRDHGALSEIYTGHLALRLGHISDDVGRLARKSKEIEQQMQDELLKSISELQTAMKTYQTYRIDCLNAEGKLREVERQEEKRSGGKHLDLGGSPGGAALDKTPRRSSLRKVERLLEKRQSKFLESKLKCAKARNDYLLSLHAANAATSNYYVRDVNDLLDCFDLGFHLSLGKVLKTYLAAESRAQASWQQGLCTVEGAVDALDPLGDKSRLMEANPAAYCPPLCFDYQPHEGDEVSTVRAEGPLRNELVSRFQHIQSRLNAITLETDEVNKTLRATLQSLLDLLAAEEPEMLDAFQGCQSTESLKSTGSDAGGKQALAKRRANQQETESFYIMVRSWWNGSIGDTLSHPLPVMAAVCTACVLSLIVLAAGAAGRDVFLWWPWHSAASTIHVLCARQQGSWMDTVNNINTGRETLRTTCKFKSFSTTPVESDLKEDD comes from the exons AAATGCGCTGGCAGATGGGTGAGCAGGTCCGAGGCCTCGACTCTCAGGCAGAGAGTCGCCAACAGTTGCTTCAGGATGTAGCAGACTTCCTGCGCCGGAAGGCTGAGGTGGAGCAGGAGTATTCCCGGGGGCTGGAGAAACTCTCTGAACGCTTCTCGGCTAAGATCCGTGGCTCCAAGGAGCATCAGAACTTCAG GAAAGACCAGAATCTCCCGTCCCCCTTGAACTGCTGGTACACGATCCTGAACCAAACACGGCAGGCGAGTCGGGACCACGGTGCGTTGAGCGAGATTTACACAGGCCACCTAGCGCTGAGGCTGGGGCACATCAGCGATGACGTGGGGCGCCTGGCCAGGAAG AGCAAAGAGATAGAACAGCAGATGCAGGACGAGCTGCTGAagtcaatttcagagttgcagACG gccatGAAGACTTACCAAACCTATCGCATAGACTGCCTGAACGCCGAGGGCAAGTTGCGCGAGGTGGAGCGCCAGGAGGAGAAACGGAGTGGAGGGAAGCACCTTGACCTTGGAGGGTCTCCTGGAGGGGCAGCGCTTGACAAGACACCCCGACGCTCCTCCCTCCGGAAGGTCGAACGGCTGCTTGAAaag AGGCAGTCGAAGTTCCTGGAGAGCAAGCTGAAGTGCGCCAAGGCCCGGAACGACTACCTGCTGAGCTTGCATGCTGCCAACGCTGCCACCAGCAATTATTACGTGCGGGATGTTAATGACCTGCTGGAC TGTTTCGATCTTGGCTTCCACCTTTCTCTGGGCAAAGTGCTGAAGACGTATCTGGCGGCAGAGTCCCGGGCCCAGGCGTCTTGGCAGCAGGGCCTCTGCACCGTCGAAGGGGCTGTGGatgctttggaccccctgggggATAAGTCCCGCTTGATGGAGGCCAACCCCGCCGCCTATTGCCCTCCGCTGTGCTTTGATTACCAGCCGCATGAAGGAGACGAG GTGTCCACCGTCCGAGCCGAAGGCCCCCTGAGAAACGAACTCGTCTCCCGCTTCCAGCATATCCAGTCTCGCCTCAACGCCATAACTCTGGAGACTGATGAG GTCAACAAAACCCTCAGGGCCACTCTGCAAAGCCTGCTAgacctgttggcagcagaggagccAGAGATGCTCGACGCCTTCCAAGGCTGCCAGTCCACGGAGTCGCTTAAGTCCACCGGCTCCGATGCCGGCGGGAAGCAAGCGCTGGCAAAGCGCCGGGCCAACCAGCAGGAGACGGAGAGCTTCTACATTATGGTACGGTCCTGGTGGAATGGTAGCATCGGAGACACCCTTT CTCACCCACTGCCTGTAATGGCAGCTGTCTGCACCGCCTGTGTGCTGTCCTTGATAGTTCTGGCAGCGGGTGCAGCTGGTCGTGACGTGTTCCTTTGGTGGCCGTGGCACTCAGCCGCTTCCACTATTCACGTGCTGTGTGCTAGGCAGCAGGGATCGTGG ATGGACACCGTCAATAACATCAACACAGGCAGAGAAACCCTCCGCACAACCTGCAAGTTTAAATCCTTTTCCACAACCCCAGTGGAGTCAGATTTAAAAGAGGACGATTGA